In a single window of the Pongo abelii isolate AG06213 chromosome 1, NHGRI_mPonAbe1-v2.0_pri, whole genome shotgun sequence genome:
- the ZNF691 gene encoding zinc finger protein 691 isoform X1, whose protein sequence is MSHCSPAHSAEMSLFLQGAEEMLPLSSEGSEMGSEKEQSPEPHLPEKGEGGKPWRVDDSEGSWIPPGEKEHGQESLSDELQETHPKKPWQKVTVPARELGDPIAHSRHEADEKPFICAQCGKTFNNTSNLRTHQRIHTGEKPYKCSECGKSFSRSSNRIRHERIHLEEKHYKCPKCQESFRRRSDLTTHQQDHLGKRPYRCDICGKSFSQSATLAVHHRTHLEPAPYICCECGKSFSNSSSFGVHHRTHTGERPYECTECGRTFSDISNFGAHQRTHRGEKPYRCTVCGKHFSRSSNLIRHQKTHLDEQAGKDSS, encoded by the exons ATGTCACACTGTTCACCAGCCCACTCTGctgaaatgtcattatttcttcaaggcGCGGAGGAAATGCTACCACTCTCATCAGAG GGTTCAGAGATGGGCAGTGAGAAGGAGCAGAGTCCAGAACCACACCTGCCTGAGAAAGGGGAAGGGGGTAAGCCTTGGAGAGTGGATGACTCAGAGGGTTCTTGGATCCCACCTGGGGAGAAGGAGCATGGGCAAGAGAGCCTGTCGGATGAACTGCAAGAAACTCATCCAAAAAAGCCATGGCAGAAAGTCACTGTCCCGGCTCGAGAGCTGGGGGACCCCATTGCTCATTCAAGGCATGAGGCAGATGAGAAGCCCTTTATATGTGCCCAGTGTGGCAAAACCTTCAATAATACCTCCAACCTGAGAACACACCAGCGGATCCACACTGGTGAGAAGCCTTACAAGTGTTCTGAATGTGGCAAGAGCTTCTCGAGAAGCTCCAACCGCATCCGGCACGAGCGGATCCACCTGGAAGAGAAACACTACAAATGCCCCAAGTGTCAGGAGAGCTTTCGGCGGCGCTCAGACCTCACCACGCACCAGCAAGATCACCTAGGCAAGCGGCCATACCGCTGTGACATCTGTGGCAAGAGCTTCAGCCAGAGCGCCACGCTAGCTGTGCATCACCGGACCCACCTAGAGCCAGCACCCTACATCTGCTGTGAGTGTGGGAAGAGCTTCAGCAACAGCTCCAGCTTTGGCGTGCATCACCGTACCCACACGGGTGAGAGACCTTATGAGTGCACTGAGTGTGGGCGGACCTTCAGCGATATCTCCAACTTTGGAGCACACCAGCGGACCCACAGAGGGGAGAAGCCCTACCGGTGCACTGTGTGTGGGAAACACTTCTCCCGGAGCTCGAATCTCATCCGCCACCAGAAAACTCACTTGGACGAACAGGCTGGGAAAGATTCCAGCTGA
- the ZNF691 gene encoding zinc finger protein 691 isoform X2, with product MTACVTHSAEYYRHFFLIQSLVVWGSEMGSEKEQSPEPHLPEKGEGGKPWRVDDSEGSWIPPGEKEHGQESLSDELQETHPKKPWQKVTVPARELGDPIAHSRHEADEKPFICAQCGKTFNNTSNLRTHQRIHTGEKPYKCSECGKSFSRSSNRIRHERIHLEEKHYKCPKCQESFRRRSDLTTHQQDHLGKRPYRCDICGKSFSQSATLAVHHRTHLEPAPYICCECGKSFSNSSSFGVHHRTHTGERPYECTECGRTFSDISNFGAHQRTHRGEKPYRCTVCGKHFSRSSNLIRHQKTHLDEQAGKDSS from the exons ATGACAGCATGTGTCACACACTCTGCTGAATATTACAGGCATTTTTTCCTAATACAAAGTCTTGTAGTGTGG GGTTCAGAGATGGGCAGTGAGAAGGAGCAGAGTCCAGAACCACACCTGCCTGAGAAAGGGGAAGGGGGTAAGCCTTGGAGAGTGGATGACTCAGAGGGTTCTTGGATCCCACCTGGGGAGAAGGAGCATGGGCAAGAGAGCCTGTCGGATGAACTGCAAGAAACTCATCCAAAAAAGCCATGGCAGAAAGTCACTGTCCCGGCTCGAGAGCTGGGGGACCCCATTGCTCATTCAAGGCATGAGGCAGATGAGAAGCCCTTTATATGTGCCCAGTGTGGCAAAACCTTCAATAATACCTCCAACCTGAGAACACACCAGCGGATCCACACTGGTGAGAAGCCTTACAAGTGTTCTGAATGTGGCAAGAGCTTCTCGAGAAGCTCCAACCGCATCCGGCACGAGCGGATCCACCTGGAAGAGAAACACTACAAATGCCCCAAGTGTCAGGAGAGCTTTCGGCGGCGCTCAGACCTCACCACGCACCAGCAAGATCACCTAGGCAAGCGGCCATACCGCTGTGACATCTGTGGCAAGAGCTTCAGCCAGAGCGCCACGCTAGCTGTGCATCACCGGACCCACCTAGAGCCAGCACCCTACATCTGCTGTGAGTGTGGGAAGAGCTTCAGCAACAGCTCCAGCTTTGGCGTGCATCACCGTACCCACACGGGTGAGAGACCTTATGAGTGCACTGAGTGTGGGCGGACCTTCAGCGATATCTCCAACTTTGGAGCACACCAGCGGACCCACAGAGGGGAGAAGCCCTACCGGTGCACTGTGTGTGGGAAACACTTCTCCCGGAGCTCGAATCTCATCCGCCACCAGAAAACTCACTTGGACGAACAGGCTGGGAAAGATTCCAGCTGA
- the ZNF691 gene encoding zinc finger protein 691 isoform X4 produces MGSEKEQSPEPHLPEKGEGGKPWRVDDSEGSWIPPGEKEHGQESLSDELQETHPKKPWQKVTVPARELGDPIAHSRHEADEKPFICAQCGKTFNNTSNLRTHQRIHTGEKPYKCSECGKSFSRSSNRIRHERIHLEEKHYKCPKCQESFRRRSDLTTHQQDHLGKRPYRCDICGKSFSQSATLAVHHRTHLEPAPYICCECGKSFSNSSSFGVHHRTHTGERPYECTECGRTFSDISNFGAHQRTHRGEKPYRCTVCGKHFSRSSNLIRHQKTHLDEQAGKDSS; encoded by the coding sequence ATGGGCAGTGAGAAGGAGCAGAGTCCAGAACCACACCTGCCTGAGAAAGGGGAAGGGGGTAAGCCTTGGAGAGTGGATGACTCAGAGGGTTCTTGGATCCCACCTGGGGAGAAGGAGCATGGGCAAGAGAGCCTGTCGGATGAACTGCAAGAAACTCATCCAAAAAAGCCATGGCAGAAAGTCACTGTCCCGGCTCGAGAGCTGGGGGACCCCATTGCTCATTCAAGGCATGAGGCAGATGAGAAGCCCTTTATATGTGCCCAGTGTGGCAAAACCTTCAATAATACCTCCAACCTGAGAACACACCAGCGGATCCACACTGGTGAGAAGCCTTACAAGTGTTCTGAATGTGGCAAGAGCTTCTCGAGAAGCTCCAACCGCATCCGGCACGAGCGGATCCACCTGGAAGAGAAACACTACAAATGCCCCAAGTGTCAGGAGAGCTTTCGGCGGCGCTCAGACCTCACCACGCACCAGCAAGATCACCTAGGCAAGCGGCCATACCGCTGTGACATCTGTGGCAAGAGCTTCAGCCAGAGCGCCACGCTAGCTGTGCATCACCGGACCCACCTAGAGCCAGCACCCTACATCTGCTGTGAGTGTGGGAAGAGCTTCAGCAACAGCTCCAGCTTTGGCGTGCATCACCGTACCCACACGGGTGAGAGACCTTATGAGTGCACTGAGTGTGGGCGGACCTTCAGCGATATCTCCAACTTTGGAGCACACCAGCGGACCCACAGAGGGGAGAAGCCCTACCGGTGCACTGTGTGTGGGAAACACTTCTCCCGGAGCTCGAATCTCATCCGCCACCAGAAAACTCACTTGGACGAACAGGCTGGGAAAGATTCCAGCTGA
- the ZNF691 gene encoding zinc finger protein 691 isoform X3: protein MAQISSGGGGQSRCLLFALGSEMGSEKEQSPEPHLPEKGEGGKPWRVDDSEGSWIPPGEKEHGQESLSDELQETHPKKPWQKVTVPARELGDPIAHSRHEADEKPFICAQCGKTFNNTSNLRTHQRIHTGEKPYKCSECGKSFSRSSNRIRHERIHLEEKHYKCPKCQESFRRRSDLTTHQQDHLGKRPYRCDICGKSFSQSATLAVHHRTHLEPAPYICCECGKSFSNSSSFGVHHRTHTGERPYECTECGRTFSDISNFGAHQRTHRGEKPYRCTVCGKHFSRSSNLIRHQKTHLDEQAGKDSS, encoded by the exons ATGGCACAAATATCATCTGGTGGTGGTGGACAAAGCCGGTGCCTTCTTTTTGCTCTG GGTTCAGAGATGGGCAGTGAGAAGGAGCAGAGTCCAGAACCACACCTGCCTGAGAAAGGGGAAGGGGGTAAGCCTTGGAGAGTGGATGACTCAGAGGGTTCTTGGATCCCACCTGGGGAGAAGGAGCATGGGCAAGAGAGCCTGTCGGATGAACTGCAAGAAACTCATCCAAAAAAGCCATGGCAGAAAGTCACTGTCCCGGCTCGAGAGCTGGGGGACCCCATTGCTCATTCAAGGCATGAGGCAGATGAGAAGCCCTTTATATGTGCCCAGTGTGGCAAAACCTTCAATAATACCTCCAACCTGAGAACACACCAGCGGATCCACACTGGTGAGAAGCCTTACAAGTGTTCTGAATGTGGCAAGAGCTTCTCGAGAAGCTCCAACCGCATCCGGCACGAGCGGATCCACCTGGAAGAGAAACACTACAAATGCCCCAAGTGTCAGGAGAGCTTTCGGCGGCGCTCAGACCTCACCACGCACCAGCAAGATCACCTAGGCAAGCGGCCATACCGCTGTGACATCTGTGGCAAGAGCTTCAGCCAGAGCGCCACGCTAGCTGTGCATCACCGGACCCACCTAGAGCCAGCACCCTACATCTGCTGTGAGTGTGGGAAGAGCTTCAGCAACAGCTCCAGCTTTGGCGTGCATCACCGTACCCACACGGGTGAGAGACCTTATGAGTGCACTGAGTGTGGGCGGACCTTCAGCGATATCTCCAACTTTGGAGCACACCAGCGGACCCACAGAGGGGAGAAGCCCTACCGGTGCACTGTGTGTGGGAAACACTTCTCCCGGAGCTCGAATCTCATCCGCCACCAGAAAACTCACTTGGACGAACAGGCTGGGAAAGATTCCAGCTGA